The nucleotide sequence CGATCCGCATCGCGACAGTCTGCTGCCTCACGCTGCGTCAACGGCTGCAcccgcgccagcagcggtgcacaCGCAGCGAGCGCGCGCCCGTAAAGCTTTAAAACGAACATcgctgctcgagcagctTCTCGACTGCAATGGTGGCGAGAGCGGCACCGAAGACTTGAGCAAGGTGCCATCCGGTGATGGTCTCGTAGCGTCTgcaacagcggcgtcgccgtcggtACCGGTCCTCCATCCTGCGGCCGCCATGTCGCCGGCATATATTACTTCGTCCGAATTTGCTAGCGCACCCATCCCAAAGCAGCCTCAGCACGTGTGGCCGCCACATAGAACGCacagcgccgcagccgcagcacctctacCCTCGcctgccgcctccgcagagttgctgcggcagcagcaagccCTCCGCGATGCCTTCACGCACGCGCGACAGCACCACAATGTGCGTCTTGCCAAAGACCCTGGTGTCTACCGCGCAGAGTGCCGGGCTTTCCGCCAGGCTCATCAAGGTCGATCTCCGACGCAGCAAGAGGTGAGCCGCATCGTCGCTGTTCCACTGGCGCCGGTTGCGGCGCTCAAGACCCTAGCCCACGTGAATGGCAAGCGATCCTCGCTGCACGCCACAACCGAGGCCGCCGTGATGCTGCACAATGCGGTGGTAAAAAATGAGCTAGTGAAAAGCAACACACCTCAGCTCGTCCGCTGCCTTCGCTGCTTTCACGTCTACGCGGCTCGCCCTCGAACACTGTGGGGAggcgaggtggagcagagcTTCACCGAGTACGAGAAGGCACAGAAGGCGCAGCAACATCAGAGGACTGCACCTGGCAAGCGTGCGAGGAGCGTGGGCCGACGTCGACGTGCGTACGAAGACGACCCGACCTGCTGTCCAAAGTGTCGCAGCCCTCGTGCGCAGTGGATGATGGAGTACGTGCACCACCACACTCATGAGCGAGTGTGAGAGCGATGTGGACCTGATGTGCCCTCGTCGTTTCGCGTGCCTCCCGCGAGCACGACGGCGATACCTCCACACATTGTCGACTGGCGCATTGAAGGCTGCCGaactcccccaccccctcacgTACTGACACCCCACAATCATCCTCGCAGCCCACCTGGCAAAGGCACCTCAAAGCGGAAGGTGAAGACAGCATTTAGGAGGAAAGTGTGGCCATGAAGCGTCTCTTCATGGGAGCGTCGAGCGTACGCGCTGTGAACGCACGCACGGCGCgcacctctttcccttcgtcCGTTGCCACGTCATCATCCCCGCTGAGGGCACCCTGGGGAAGACGTCATTGCAGCTCGCCACCCCATCTCCACGCCGCCCTCCACTACTATCGTCAGATATAtgtctccccctctctctctcgctcccttgCACCACTCTCCAACCCCTATTCTCATCACCAGTGACCTTCAGAGAGGTGCTCTCCAACACTGAGCAGTCGAAGAGGCAATAGAGGTGTTGTTGCCCCTACTGCTACTGACGCACGCTGCCTCGGAGCCAAGTAGCGTGCGCACCGGAGGGAAGACACATCCCGCCAAgtctcttctttgcttggCGACTTGGCTTGTTCTCTTCGGCTCTGGTATGGCCCTCCTCAACCAGCGTTGTCCATCGGTGAACCCCTTGGTGGCCTCGAATTTGGCCCCAACccgtttttctttcctttggGAAATTGAAAACCGCCAAAAAGGGGCTTTTCTCTGTTGGGGGGGGGACCCCCCCTCGCCCTGTGGTTGCCCNNNNNNNNNNNNNNNNNNNNNNNNNNNNNNNNNNNNNNNNNNNNNNNNNNNNNNNNNNNNNNNNNNNNNNNNNNNNNNNNNNNNNNNNNNNNNNNNNNNNccctcctctccttccctctctgccccctctttctcctcctctgcacaCCAACGCCCGCGCGTGCTCGTCCCTTGGCACATCAATCGTCTCTCACGGAAAACGGGAACAGGCGCCACTGAGCcggggaagaaaaaaacatTAAGAGAAATGGTGAATAGACGTATCGCCAAGGGCCACCGCCTTGCGCGCAAGAAGAAGCTTAAAATAACGAAAAAGACCTCGGTAGATGAGTCTGCCGCTCGTGCGGGTGCCGGGAAAAACGCAGGAAAGCGAAAGACAGCCGCCACGCGAGTACGTGTTGTCAATGGTGTCACtaagaagcagcagcatcgcttTGGTGAGATCGAGTCTCtaaagaagcagaagagtaaactgctgaagcagcaggcggcggagcggaTGGTGCTCAAGGAGCACATGCGGGACCTTGAGGCCCGCAAGAACCGCATTCGCCGCGGTGAGACTGCCAAGACGGAACGTCGCGAGCTTGCCAAGTACATACGACAGCTCaagcaagagcagcaggtCAAGCATGCCTCTGAACTTACGAACGTAGAGATGGAGCTGAAGCGCCTGATCAACGAGCGCGACAAAGTGCGTACGGCGCGCGTGGCAGACGGCATgaacgaggaggacgtcgaCTGGGAAGACATTGGCGACGCagatgacgacgacgtcaATGAGGACGAGCTGCAACGCATGTTCGCGCATCTGACAATGTAagcgcctctccctcccttcccctctgctGTCTATCCTGCGGTGTTGTggctttgtgtgtgggtgtgggtgtttcCCTCGGTGCTGATGGCTTCTGCCCGTAGGCCCCTGCTCATTGGTTCTGCATGCGCTTTTCCTGCctgggtgcctgtgcgttTGTTGTGTTGAGCTGCGTtggaagggaaggggacctgggaagaggggagggggggggacggaCGGTTGGAAGGGGGCGACAACGTGGACGgtgcgttttctctctttgcttgtttgtttccatggcggcggcggtggctgtaCGTGTAGCGGCCGTGGACAAGGAATTCCGCCTGCCCGGTTGCGCCCACTCtcgtccaccaccaccatcccctcccccctcacctctcttctctccagGATCGCGGTTTTTCTTCCTGTGCTTCCATAACCGCACTTTTCTGTTGGGTGCCTGACATCGAGTAAACAGTGAtagcccctcccccgtcttgccctgtctctctgtcctcGTAGAAACCAGTCCATTGCATCCGGGCGCAGTAgagggagggacagagaAGTCAGCAggggggagcgagggagaagtgACGCAGAAGGATTACATCAAACTGAAACGAGTCGCACGTGTatgtgaggggggaggagatgaCCTCTATCTGtgcagagaggtggggaCTGGCAAGTGGTCAGACAAGGGAAGCAAAGAAACATAGGTGGCAGAGAAGGCTGGTGCCGCTGTTATTTCAGCCACTGTTTCATGTGGTGGGCCCTTCGCCTCTGAAATTCCATGAGCGCtgtgccctcctcctctcccctcctttacgttccttttctctctctctctctctttcctttacCCACTGAACTGTGCCTGTGTCGTCTTTCGCTCACTTTGTCGTGGGGGGTGTTGGGGGCATGGGAGGGTCTCACCATGGCACTCGTGAAATGACGCCCACGTATGTAAATATACGCGCacaacccccccctccccatgcCTGTTTGGTGGTTTGGTACTCTCTCGTTTATTTCGTGTGGGCAATTGATGTGTCTGAACACGGGCGACTCATTTAAAGATTCAGTCGTCATCACTCACACCCTCACACGTCATCCTTCAGCGCACTGCTCTACGTCCATACCTCCCTCGTCATCAACACCTGAGTTCTCTGATTTCTCTCACCAAGCCATTTTCCGCAAAGCACAAAGACGGTTCCCttagcgagagagagagagagagagagaaaggtgCAACCCACTTGACCCCGAccccgacacacacacccacacccgcacacacagacgatCCCATAGAACCGCTCATCGCTTGATCACAACTGCCTTTTCCGCTCTTGCGTTGTTTCTGCTTTGATGTTGCTTTCCCAACTTCTTCATAttatccccccccctccctccactcgTTGCTGTGccttttctgtgtgtgtgtagcacGTAGCTGCAGTCTGCCATCGCCATTCCTGCCAGCACCACCAACAACCTCCTTCCTGCAACAGTCCTTGCGCTACGGCCTTTCGTTCATTGCTCGGCTCTGTTCTGGCGTTGTGCCCTTTCGCCTCTCCCGCACCTTCCTTTCCACAGCCCCCTCGCCGCTGATCAGCTCGACATCATTTTCTGCAACACCTACTCACACCCCCTGACGTACACCCTAACCTCTTTACGCCACATTCTTTCGTTCTCGTGCCATCCGCACAGCAACGGAGTCCCACTCGTGGGGTCGCGGAATTGCATCGATGGAGATCGACATGAAGGccatcagcgccgccgctcagGCGTGCGTAAAGAAGATGCGCGACGCCAAGGTGAACGAGGCGTGCATCCGCACCTTCATTGCGCAGCACGTCATGGTCAGTAATGGTGAGACAGGGTCGATTCCCGACTCCGCCATCACGCGAATTGAGTCCCTCGATGAGCTGGAGGGACTCACCACTGAGTGCGACAACGCTGTCCTGCAGAGCACCGTTGTATTGAAGTTGAACGGCGGTCTCGGCACCGGTATGGGGCTGCACGACGCCAAGACGCTGCTTGATGTCAAAGATGGAAAAACGTTTCTTGACTTTACGGCACTGCAGGTGCAGTATCTTCGCCAGCACTGCAGCGAGCGTCTGCGCTTCATGTTGATGAATAGCTTCAACACCTCCGCTAGCACCAGGAGGTTCCTGGAGGCTCGCTACCCGTGGCTGTACCAGGTTTTTGACTCAGAGGTGGAGCTGATGCAGAACCAGGTGCCCAAAATATTGCAAGACACCCTCGAACCGGTAACATGGCCCGAGGACCCGGGGTGCGAGTGGGCGCCGCCGGGGCATGGCGACATCTACACCGCTTTGTATGGCTCTGGCAAGCTACAGGAACTTGTCAACCAGGGCTACCGCTACATCTTCGTCAGCAACGGTGACAACCTCGGAGCCACCATTGACAAGCGCGTGCTGGCGTAcatggaggagaagcagatCGACTTTCTGATGGAGGTGTGCCGCCGCACGGAGAGCGATAAGAAAGGCGGCCACCTGGCCCGGCAGGTCGTGTGCGCTAAGTCAAAGGGCTCTCAGCCAGATGCCAGCACGGGAGGGTTACTGTTGCTGCGGGAGTTGGCCCAGTGTCCCAAGGAGGATATGAACAATTTCCAAGACATCAACAAGCACTCCTTCTTTAACACTAACAACTTATGGATACGGCtcccggcgctgctggcgacgaTGGAGAAGCACGGCGGCACACTACCGTTGCCAGTTATCCGCAACGAGAAGACGGTCGACCCATCTAACCCAGCATCGCCCAAAGTGTACCAGCTAGAAACTGCCATGGGCGCCGCGATCGCCATGTTCGAAAACGCATCAGCCCTCGTCgtgcctcgcagccgcttcGCACCAGTGAAGACGTGCGCCGACCTGCTCGCTCTGCGCTCCGACGCCTATGTCGTGACGAACGACTCTCGGCTCGTACTGGACGATCGCTGCCACGGTCATCCACCCGTCGTCGACCTCGATAACGCGCACTACAAGATGATGGGCGGCTTTGAGAAACTCGTGCAGAACGGCGTGCCATCACTGGTCAAGTGCAAGCGCTTGATAGTGAAGGGACTGGTTCAGTTCGGCACTGACAACGTGCTGACGGGCACAGTCAAGATCGAGAATGCGCACAGCGCCTCGGCGTTCGTGACACCCGATGGCGCCAAGCTGACCGACACGACAGTGTCACCGCCGTAGCAGACAAGCCGGTGGTAGAATCACGAACAGCTGGACAAGTAACAAGGAACAGTGGAAGCATCACATGGAGCAGGACCCGACCCCACATTGGCTGAGCTGGGCGGAAAACAGAGTGCAGCGCCGGTGGTGTCCAGAGGCAAGCGCATGCGTCTGTATGTATGTGTCGGTGTCTCACGACCACCCACCCCAGAGTGTCGCTCTACCACCACAACAGAGCacagaaaggggggaaggatTCAGTGAGGCCACGGCCACTCATTGGTCACaaagcgacgcagcggcggcgagtACTGAccttcacttcctcctcacgcacacgtgcatacACCTCTGTCTACCCTACTCTACCCCCAATGTCGTTCATCCATTGCTACGCAGGAGTGTGTGTAtggacgtgcgtgtgcccgGCCTAACATGTCGCGCTCCCTCGCTACCTCCTCAGCGAATCCGTCCCTTTCATTTTTCAGGTGcgcttcctttctctccgccttatctccccctccccttcatcTCACCTCTTGTGTTCGAAATTCTCGCGCGCCTGTCCGCGGATGGGGCCGACACTCAATAAGGACCTCCGCATTGCTGTGGTGGTCTCGGCGATCGCTCCACGCTGCCCTTTCCTCCTTGACCCACGGCACGCATCCACGCGCATTATCTCCTCATATACATAAACACATAATCCTCACGAAAGaaggagtgagagagagtgggtgtgtgtgtgtgtgccagcaGGGTGAGGCACAACgggcagagggaggggggcagagcGTGCGCACGCGAACATCGCTGCACAGCAACACAGAGCGAGAATAAGAGAGAAGGCCGCGCAGCTCTCAAGACAGAGGATCGAAAAAGTACCCACCGCGCCATCAGCGCACAGGTCGGTTAGTGCACATCCGGTGCCGAGGAGTAAGTGTGCAGGACAGTGAACGAAAGTGCGTGTGAGGGGGCGGGAttcgtctgtgtgtgtgtgtgtgttgtccTGTCCACTTGAGATGACCACGATCGAATCCTCGTCACCGCGGTACACGGACAGTATCCCAGCAGCGGAAGTTTCGGGCGCTCCCTCATCGATTGCCGCGACCGCACCACTGCCTGCATCAGGCGGTCTCTCCACAAATGCCGTGACTCGCAACTTCTCTGACCTCCACGCCCCGACGTGGATTGCGCTGCTCTCCGCCAACATCGGTGCTCGCACACTTCTCTTCCATCCCATACAACTCGCCATTAGCCGCAAGCGAGTGACACGCGAGAGCACGCCGCCAACGGTTATCGGTCTAATGAAAGCATCCTACCGAGGCGGTCGCACCTCGGCGTACGATGCAGCATCCACCAAGGGTCAGTACGACTTTGGCAAGGGCGGCATCCGCGGCTGCTATCGCGGGTTCGGGGCGGCCCTGCTGTGCAACCTGCTAGGTGAGACCAGCTACCTATTCACATTGGAGGCGATGAAGGAATACGTGGAGGCCCTCTCCTCTAAGTCCGCGGGGGATAACATCTTCGCTGCAAGCAGCTACTCCGCCGCGGTGGGGGCAATGTGTGGTGATCTCGTCGCCCTGCTCCTTGTCAGCCCCCTCGTTATCGTGTGCAACCGGCAAATGACGGCGGGGTATAGTATGGCGTCGACGAACTCGTACATGAACGTGCCGCAGACATTTCGCACGGTGTGGGGACTACATCAGAAGAAAGCGGTCGCAACCGGACGCGTCTGGCCTGGCGAGCGCGTGCGTTGTGGCTTGTGTGGTGTTTATCAGGGCTTGAGTGCGGGTCTGTTGCGCATCCCATCGAGTGGGTGCTGGTGGGGGCTTTACACAAAGTCGAAGGAGACACTCTACATCGCGTCTGCACCAACGCTTTCCGTGTGGGAGCAGGAGTACAGGtacaccgcagcagcccgcGACCCgtccacagcggcggcaccgtccGCCACAAAGTCGACCCTCCTGTGGCAGCAGAACTGGCTCCTCTCGCCAACGGACAACCCGCTGCTGAACGTGGTGGCGAGTGTCATTGCCAGCGTGTTCACAACACTCCTCTTTAACCCCATTGCGGTCGTTCAGACGCGTCAGCAAGCCCTTCCCCCGGGGCTTTGGGAGGAGCGAATGGTGGCGGCTGCCAGGGGAGGTAGCGCAGCATCCTCACCGTCGCCAGCCGTGCACAAGCAGACGTGGAAGTCGTTGCTGCCATTCCGCCGCGTTTACCACGTTGCCAACGACCTCGCGCGCAAGGAAGGCGTGCGAGGCTTCTTCAAAGGTGCCCCGGCAAACATGTCCGTTGCCGTGTTGGACGGGATTATCTTCACGCTGTTGTTCGAGTTCACGAAGCTCGGCAGCGACATACAGTTGCTCGAGAAACATCACACAGGTTAATCGGGAAGTACCGTACAGGGCGAGAGTGGCACGGCACCCACCTCGGTGAGGGacgtggaggggggggggggcgggagagGCAGGGTACTCGATGGAGTGCGCTTAACGAACAGTGGTTGTGATGTGAGCCCGTGCGTGCATGGGTATGTTCCACGAGAAGGAAGTTCTCTTGCTGCCTCTTATGTTGTCCCTACTACTGCACCGACATCCCGCATAGCGACACCgttcccctcccctacccccacccccgagttttttttttttttctttttcccgGTAACCCTCATCGCCATTCCTGACTGTTGTGCCCCCACTTACTCTGCCACGCGGACAGACACGTACTCGCCGTGTGCTTTTACACATTTGCATCTGCACTTTTTCACGGCTGCATCTGTGCGTGTATCTCCTACTATGACGGctgagcgtgtgtgttgaAGGAACTGCCACTACCAGTTGCTCAGTCTCCAAGTAGGTCACCCCCCTCCTTACTCTGaccctccacctcgccctctctATCCTTGGAAACGCGTTTTGCTTTCTCATTGAGGAtagcgagcagcagccgccgcaaGGTGTAGCGGTGCCTGAAGGGGTCCAGCAGGCCTCCAGTGATTCATGTCGAAGGAACAAGCCGATCCTCCCCCTCCgacctctcctctcctccccccccccccctacttGCCTCCATGTGTCCCAGTGCAGAAGCCAACGAGAAAAAAGCAACAGGGTAGCCAGGAGCGCCGTGTCTTGTAAGCAGCGGAATGAAACCTGCATCACTCCGTATGTGAGAGatgccgtgtgtgtgtgtatggagGGGGGTGTGGTGGCGTCGCTCTCGTCCACTTTGTTCTTTGCTACCCGACACCCTTCTCTATGCGGGGAGGGCGTCCTCTTCTCTCATATGCGTGCGATGAAGGTCAAGTCTCGATGACTACTCTCGATGACTCGGGGGCCCTGACGCTTCTGTGTAGATCTCTGCATGCATGTCATGACTACAATGGCACGTGATTGCTCCCTCTCCACTTTCTCACTCCTTCAAGTGCGCGCTGCCTTGGTGTTGCAccgtggctctctctctctctctttctttgccttttcaCTGTCACTCGCTGACTTCTCTTCTTGTCTGACacggcactgcagctgcgccgaaGAGAGACACTGGGCTGATTCAGACAAGGTGGTACTCGTagcgcatacacacacacacacacacacttacgTGCTCCCCATACCGACCGAGAAAGAGATTTAGTCAAGTAGGTGCCCAAAACACACGAAGCGCATAGCATGGCGACCACCGGCTCTGGCGCTGATATCGAGGAGCTGGTGAAGCGCATCACCTCTCACCGCGGCGTGCGCGGGTTCTTAATCATCAACAATGAAGGCATCGCCATCCGCCATAGCTTCACCGAGGCATCGCGGGAGCTGGCGGTCCAGTACGCGGCGCTTTTCCAGCCCCTGGCGATAAGCGCCAAaacggtgctgcaggagatcgacaacaacaacgagcTCCAAGTCGTCCGGCTGCGCACCAAGAAGGACGAAATCATTGTGGCACCGGATAGCAAGTACATGCTCGTCATCATCCAAGACGCAGAGTTGGACaaggtggaggcgaagaagtAAATGCGTGTGGGTTCGCACTCCGCGCATGATGTGCACACACTCCCCCTCTCATTTTTCTGCGCTTGTCCCTTtctggggggaggggtagtGGTTGGCCTGCTGTGTTGAGAGACGATGTGTGATGTACAAATAGGGGCGTGTCGTCgagatgcacacacgcatgactctctgtgtgcgtgcgtgtgtgtgcaggagAGTGGGTTGGCAAGTGTGTGGTGAGTTAAGGAGACGGGACGAGTATGGATAGCGTTATGGCACCACACAtaaaggggagagagggagtgacaGTGTTGAGGCACCTTCTCAccaggcacacacacgcgcacacacacacacacacggattACACTTGCGTGCCGATCCCCCTGCTCACCTCCTTTCCGTAGCCCACCTCACGTGATAAGGCGTGCGTGGTTCTCACTCCactccaccctctctcctcctctctcggtATGCgtgtcgcctcctccactcctGCCCCATCGCCTCACCAGACACACGTAGAGTGGAAAAGCTGATGTTTATGTAGCAAAACAATCCCCTCCCACCTTTCTCTATAtagatgcgtgtgtgtgtgtgtgtgtgtgtggcagcagaggcgtACAGGTCCAAGTAACCTGAAAAGAGGGATTTGGCGACGCCTTCCAACGGAGACGACAAGGTGACTCAGGATGGTCGACTTACCTTTCGCAGAAGGGGAGAACGAAGGGGAAAATGCAcgagcacacgcgcgcacgggTGGTGAGTGCGCCCCGTATGGGGGCACTCATCCTCATCGGCTCCTCGCCTCTATTTGTACGCcagtgtgtgtctgtgtgcatTCGGTTCGCTGACTGCTCTCCTTCCGCGCTCCTCTGCACTCCTGCCTTACTGTTGCTGCATACCTCTCcacttcctcccttcctcccctgccccctttctcttttctctgctcaTCACtttctctcacacacactccctcACATTCGTCTCCCACAGCCACTCGTCCGAGCAAGCAAACCACAAGCgtgacgagagagagcgcgagtgTACATGACTGGCGCGCTCGTGCCTCGGACACTTTTCCCTCACCTTCATCAGCCACGCGTAGATCAGCATTGAGGCCCCTTCCGCGCCTTTTTTGTTCACATTGTTCTCGCTGTatgttttgtgtgtgtgtgtgggtgtgtgtgtgtgtgtgttagcGTGTACAGTCGAGTGTGGCTgggtggggagaagagggcgtgTTGGCCTACAATtatcaccaccgccacaacgGAACGGATGCGGTGCCCTCATTCTTCTCCCCTCGTTCCCCCCAcctcatccccccccccaccctcgaATAGgcccttctctcgctctaGTGTTATTCCCATCTCCCTCTCGGCCCTTTTCCCCACCTCTCAGCCTCATCTCTGAGTGGGCATCTGCAGAAACCCCGGAAGGTACGACAAcaacgcacatacacactcaTGCAGGCTCCCATGGCGCAGCCAGAGGACTACCGACTCATGGAGCCCTCTCCATCCCCACCTGCGACGCTGCGAGTACCTATCCCGGACTTTCAAATACGCGATAGTGGGGCGAGCCATAACACTTGCTTGGATGATCTGCTGTGGTCGTCCAGCTCCTTGCAGTCTTCTCCACCATCATCCCAATCGAGCAATAGCACTCAACACACGCAGAGCCGGGGAGAGACCTTTGCTCACCTTGCTGCCAGCGAAGCCGATCGCCCGTCTCTCGCGCGGGGCAGGGCGTCGCAGAGCCAGGGTTCCAGCCAGCGTCGCCCCAGCGGTGCCGTCCATGAGGAACGTTCGAGCTCTATCTACGCCGTTGCGAGCGCTGCGGGGCCGTTGTCGACACGCTTGGTGAATGCGGTACCAACGCCCGCTCATAGCAAACGACACCCTGGCTCACTTGCAGCTGTCCCTGCGCCTCTCTTCACCTGGGAGGAGGGTGACAACGCACGCCGCGtgagcggtggcagcgacgggaaagcagaagaggaagagcgccaGCATCTTACTGagccggcggcgccgcggtggccgTCATCATTGTGCCAACAGCGGAATCGggtgagcggcagcagcggcagcggcagcggcatgtcgcagcagcgacgatcATCGGTACTTGGACCTGACCCGCGCGACTGCATCGACCTGCACGGCGACGACGTTGTGGAAAAGGAGGCCCATGCGAGCCCGCTGACTTATGACCTGCACCAGCAGTCGGCACCCGCTCTGGCTTACGACCTCGCTGCCCTCGTGAACGCCGGCACCATAgagcggtgccgcagcaacagccgcgGACAGGTAGACCTGATCGACAACGATGCTGCTGACGAGGTCGAAAAGAAGGCAGTTGACACACCCACCCGTGTTGAGCCTGCTCGCCACATTGAACACAGTAGCGACGATGTCGACGCGAGCTACGAGTTTGAGCAGGAGTACTTCTACTACCCAGCCACGTCGCCTGAGATGATCGGTCTCGATGAAACCGGTGGCAGGGCCACGAGTGTGCTGCGCAGGGAAAAGACACCGAGGCGCGCCGGGTCTGGTTCATCCTCAGGCTCCTCCGTCCCACGATGGGTGCTCTCTCTAGCCGAAGAAACTCCCTTCACTCCCTTCGTCCTCTCCACCACCGGcgtggcgacggcgcagTCGCCGTTCCTTCACGTGAGCCCAGCAAGAAGGGCAACAGCAACGGAGGAGCAACTGACGCAAGGACACGTCAGGACAAGTGAcggagcgcagcagcaccagaggATCCCGACACAGCGTCTAAAAGCCAACGAGCTGGTGGCAGCagtgctctcctcctcggcttGCACGGAAGCTGCACTGAACACAGCTACACCAGTATTAAcctcaacacacacaccaacggCCAACGCGGCAGACAAAGTGGAAGACGCATCAGAAGGCCAGCCGGAAGAACCCCTCCCTCGACGGCCACGCGGCTGCGATGAGGGGACGCTAGCGGAGcgggagcagctgcgccagcgcgtgCGAGACACACGCGCTAGGCTCGCGCATGTTGATCAACTCATTGCTCGCTTCGATGTCGTCGTGGCAGCCCGTCAAGCAGAGTTGGAGAATCTCCGCGAGAAGCATGCGGTGGTGACCCAACAAGTGGAGAGCTACAAGTCACGGGCGGACGCTGCTACCAGGGAAGTGCGTCGCCTGcgcgagcggcagcacggGGAGGACGAGGTGCGCCTTCTATGCAATATGATGGAGGATAAAGAGAATCGCCTGCGCGTCGCGCAGAGTCAACTTCTGTCGCTCCAAACTCTGTggaagcggctgcagctactgcgcaccgcagcagcagagaggacGGAGAGTTCTGCAGAAGAACGCGCCCACCATGTGCCGAGCGCAAGAGCCGACAGCGTTACAGACGGTGGCAGTGCGCCGTGCCTTTCGATGCAGGCAACTCAccgagctgcagcgggcaTCACGGTGCAAGCaacggacagcgcagaggactcacaagaagaggagcaggcgccgccgtcCCCAGCCAGCTCGGTCGCCTCTCTCAACACGTGCGATGCCCTCAGTGACTTTTTCGAGGAACTTCTCAGCGAAGTCGAAGAGCTCGCGAAGGTGTGCATTCAGCTGCCCTCCGCCACACCAGCCGCGGCGGTGTTCAGTGACCCTGCAGACAAAGGGCCGCAGCGCGCTCAACCATCAAGGCCTCACCCCACCTACACCACGCTGAACCGCCGCCTCAACGACGGAAACAACGGCTTCTTCAGCTTCTTCGGTGGAGCCACGGAGGCCCATCTAGACTCGAAGCCGCTCTCCACATTTTTGGCCAATCTCGATCGCCTCGCACGAATGTCGTGGgaacgggaggaggagctgcagctaCGCGCGCGAGAGCTGGCAaccgaagaggaagagaatcACCT is from Leishmania braziliensis MHOM/BR/75/M2904 complete genome, chromosome 18 and encodes:
- a CDS encoding UDP-glucose pyrophosphorylase; this encodes MEIDMKAISAAAQACVKKMRDAKVNEACIRTFIAQHVMVSNGETGSIPDSAITRIESLDELEGLTTECDNAVLQSTVVLKLNGGLGTGMGLHDAKTLLDVKDGKTFLDFTALQVQYLRQHCSERLRFMLMNSFNTSASTRRFLEARYPWLYQVFDSEVELMQNQVPKILQDTLEPVTWPEDPGCEWAPPGHGDIYTALYGSGKLQELVNQGYRYIFVSNGDNLGATIDKRVLAYMEEKQIDFLMEVCRRTESDKKGGHLARQVVCAKSKGSQPDASTGGLLLLRELAQCPKEDMNNFQDINKHSFFNTNNLWIRLPALLATMEKHGGTLPLPVIRNEKTVDPSNPASPKVYQLETAMGAAIAMFENASALVVPRSRFAPVKTCADLLALRSDAYVVTNDSRLVLDDRCHGHPPVVDLDNAHYKMMGGFEKLVQNGVPSLVKCKRLIVKGLVQFGTDNVLTGTVKIENAHSASAFVTPDGAKLTDTTVSPP
- a CDS encoding putative dynein light chain 2B, cytoplasmic, with the translated sequence MATTGSGADIEELVKRITSHRGVRGFLIINNEGIAIRHSFTEASRELAVQYAALFQPLAISAKTVLQEIDNNNELQVVRLRTKKDEIIVAPDSKYMLVIIQDAELDKVEAKK